A region of the Phaseolus vulgaris cultivar G19833 chromosome 11, P. vulgaris v2.0, whole genome shotgun sequence genome:
aacggcgagttgttctacTTCATCTACACTATcttcttcaagaaagtgaagcttagGCTTCCTTTTACCCGTTTTGAGAGAGAGCTACTGACCGAGCTCAacgtcgcccctgcccagcttcatcccaacaacTGGGCGTTTGTGAGGGCGTTCCAAATTATTTGTGCACACTTGGGGCTACCGGCTTCGGTGGATGTCTTCCTCTTTTCGTTCGAGGCAAAGAATCCCGGAGATCGCctctgggtcagcttgaacgggattgctggaaggtcaatcctctcgatcttccagcaatcttacaaagattggaagggaaagttcatCAAGGTGTGCCAAAATGACCAAGACCCCTCCTTGCTCGACgtcttccccttgtactgggtaaacaagggaaacaagGACTCCAAGGACAGCTTCAGAAgaccaagaagtcctgataACATGGGGGCGCTAGACAAAGATCTTTGTCTATTCTGGAAGGGTGTGGCtgctgccaacatcaccttccccaccgCCTCAATaatttccttcgagttcctcgaggacCAACTCAAAGCTCACATAGGTCAGCCCCTACCTCAACACCAAGTCTCCCACTTCGCGTTAAAACTAACTCTGAATTTTTACCACTCTATTTTGGCATTCCATTACTTATCCATGTGCTGCTTGTGTTACCTCTGCATGAATATACTTGTATCTTTTGCTTCTGTTTTGGTTGCTCACCTATCCCTTACCttgtgcagataacatgttgggcaaagggaAACTGGCAGAACTGAGGGCGACCGCCCGATCTCACAAGctcgcggcgggctcccaaaccgtgcccaactcggtggtggagatcgccacTGCTCAAGGCAAGACCCCTCCCCGAGGTCCAACTTCTTCTGGGGCACTACCCGCCCCAGAAAGGAAAAAATTGGTTCTGAggagacccaagaggaaggctcctcaagtggtgcaagaggaagaagaggatgatgaagagactgaggatggcctcgttactaAAAGAACAAGGGCGGCcccctcttcaccacctgcacttcaaacaccaacaccgccctcacctcTAGCTCCACTGCAACCAGTCCAAGCGACGCCCTTAGCCGCCGCGCCCCCAATGGTCGAGAGCAGCGACCCAaacttcatagagaaccctccaagcgcctccacaccattcGTATCTGccggagagggtcctccttcaaccacttCTTTTGCTGAGGCTGCGTTAGGAAACGATGAGGGCGCTCAAGCCTCGCCAATTTTGATAACAGAATCTCCGACCTCACCACCATGCCAAGAAGCCCCACTTGCCCTACAAACtgaagagggtggtggtgaaagtcagcaccaaacCCCCCAGCACCTCAAGCCTCCCAACCTCCTTCAAAGAGATCTTGGGACCCTTCACAGCCcgactgaagatgatggcggaggatcttCCCTCGATTGTATCAAGAGCTGTGAAGGACTCACtcaagaagctccaagatgagaaCTCTGCGCTGAAGGAGTCAAACCTGATGATAAGGGTTGAGGCTGAGAAACTCTCTTGCAACCTGATGATGGTGGAGATTGAACactcaaggctggaggacgccatggatGCTGAGCTCAGGAGCACTCACAAGGAAGCCTCCGACCTGCGCCAGAAACTGCATCTCCAAGTCCAAGAGAAGATCGACTTGGAAAGCAAGCTGGTCccttacaggctcaaggtggcaaACTTGGAGGCTGCAAAAAAGGCGGATGCAACCAAGGTGGAAAACCTTGAGAAaaggtcagcagatcgggaggttctccttgGGAAGGTCGAAAAAGAAAGGGACGATGCTCTTGCTGAGCTCGTCGAAGCTCGAGAGGAGGCCAAGAAGATTGCTGcagagttggcccaagctcggGATGGAGGCAAAAAAGCTGCTGAAGAACTTGCTCGAGCTCGTGAGGAAAAGGAAGAGCTGAAGAAGCAAAcacaagagctcgagcaaagcaCCGCCCAAGTCCTCACCGCCAGGTTTGACGCCGCTCTAGAGCAAGTAGCATGTCAataccccgagctcgacctttccatggtgtcgatctgcaacgaggtggtggatgggtaGATTGTACCCTCCGAATA
Encoded here:
- the LOC137838011 gene encoding uncharacterized protein, whose protein sequence is MIRVEAEKLSCNLMMVEIEHSRLEDAMDAELRSTHKEASDLRQKLHLQVQEKIDLESKLVPYRLKVANLEAAKKADATKVENLEKRSADREVLLGKVEKERDDALAELVEAREEAKKIAAELAQARDGGKKAAEELARAREEKEELKKQTQELEQSTAQVLTARFDAALEQVACQYPELDLSMVSICNEVVDG